In Cytophagales bacterium, the following are encoded in one genomic region:
- a CDS encoding carbonic anhydrase, with the protein MEASEALEKLKEGNKRFTEGSLTHPNQDQAARTKWNSSQEPWAIVLSCADSRVIPEAAFDTGVSDLFVCRVAGNVANTDTIASIEYAVAHLGTKLIVVMGHEACGAVGAALAGGDNGYNLNILLSQIGPAIAASPNAPVSEVVKTNARLNAEEMVKRSAIISGAVENGGLKIVSAYYNLDSGVVDFLD; encoded by the coding sequence ATGGAAGCGAGTGAAGCATTAGAAAAACTGAAAGAAGGCAATAAACGATTCACAGAAGGATCATTAACCCACCCCAATCAGGATCAGGCAGCCAGAACCAAATGGAATAGTTCACAAGAACCCTGGGCAATAGTGTTAAGCTGTGCCGATAGCCGCGTTATTCCGGAAGCGGCCTTTGATACTGGTGTTAGTGACCTTTTCGTTTGCCGTGTTGCTGGCAATGTCGCCAATACGGACACCATTGCGAGTATTGAATATGCAGTTGCACATTTAGGAACTAAGTTGATCGTAGTGATGGGGCACGAAGCTTGTGGAGCTGTAGGTGCTGCTCTAGCGGGTGGTGACAATGGTTACAATCTGAATATTTTACTTTCGCAAATCGGCCCGGCGATAGCTGCTTCTCCGAACGCACCTGTGAGTGAAGTTGTTAAGACCAACGCCAGGCTCAATGCCGAGGAAATGGTCAAACGTTCTGCCATCATCAGTGGTGCTGTTGAAAACGGAGGGTTAAAGATTGTATCAGCTTACTACAACCTGGACAGTGGCGTAGTAGATTTCCTTGATTAA
- a CDS encoding 3'-5' exonuclease, whose amino-acid sequence MTLESFTAIDFETALPDPNSICQVGMVRFVDGEIVEKINQLIQPPKNRYYHKNIEIHHIRPEDTKHAPTFDLYWPDIKHLIQGQVVVAHNSSFDVNCLRSTLAHYGLEQPEFEERCTRTIYRRGLAYLSKKYKIELKHHDAYSDAHACAQLYLKHLQRQRLPKTGNLFPGYLG is encoded by the coding sequence TTGACGCTGGAATCATTTACTGCCATCGATTTTGAAACCGCCTTACCGGACCCCAACAGCATCTGCCAGGTTGGGATGGTTCGGTTCGTGGATGGCGAAATTGTCGAAAAAATCAATCAATTGATCCAACCTCCCAAAAACAGGTATTATCACAAAAACATTGAAATTCACCACATCCGACCTGAGGACACCAAGCATGCTCCTACCTTCGATCTGTACTGGCCTGACATCAAACATTTGATCCAAGGACAGGTAGTCGTAGCACATAATTCGAGTTTTGATGTCAATTGTCTAAGAAGTACGCTGGCGCATTATGGCCTGGAACAGCCAGAATTTGAAGAGAGGTGCACCCGGACCATCTACCGGCGAGGATTGGCTTATTTAAGTAAAAAATACAAAATCGAGCTCAAGCACCATGATGCTTACAGCGATGCGCATGCCTGTGCTCAGCTTTACTTAAAACATCTTCAGCGCCAACGTTTACCGAAGACCGGGAACTTATTCCCCGGGTATTTGGGCTAA
- a CDS encoding DUF2306 domain-containing protein, whose product MSKLSWIFFGLFAISIGLYPGIYLILDMQGGLLNTKSADLLESFWMYGFYLHIIPGGMALLVGWPQFSSRLRLKKMALHRVLGKVYLLSVTVSGLAGLYISLDATGGIIAKIGFACLALGWLFTSFMAWKRVRQGDIQGHQHWMIRSYALCFAAVTLRLWLPAFMIVGIPFLTGYVIIAWLCWVPNLIFAELVIRKQQRSKELASA is encoded by the coding sequence ATGTCAAAGTTATCGTGGATCTTTTTTGGACTGTTTGCAATTAGTATCGGCCTTTATCCGGGCATCTATTTGATTTTGGATATGCAAGGAGGACTACTTAACACCAAAAGTGCGGACTTGTTGGAAAGCTTTTGGATGTACGGGTTTTATCTGCACATCATTCCCGGAGGCATGGCGCTGCTGGTAGGCTGGCCACAGTTTAGTTCCAGGCTAAGGTTAAAAAAAATGGCTTTGCATCGGGTGCTGGGGAAAGTATACCTGCTTTCAGTAACAGTAAGCGGACTTGCCGGATTATACATTTCATTGGATGCCACGGGTGGGATCATTGCAAAAATAGGATTCGCATGTTTGGCCCTGGGCTGGTTGTTTACTTCTTTCATGGCCTGGAAACGTGTGAGGCAGGGAGATATTCAGGGCCATCAACATTGGATGATCAGGAGCTATGCCCTGTGTTTTGCGGCAGTTACCTTACGACTTTGGCTTCCAGCCTTTATGATCGTCGGGATACCATTCCTAACCGGTTATGTCATCATTGCCTGGTTGTGTTGGGTTCCCAATCTTATTTTTGCTGAGCTGGTGATCAGAAAGCAACAAAGAAGTAAGGAATTAGCCTCCGCTTAA
- a CDS encoding HAMP domain-containing sensor histidine kinase: protein MRNRVRDVILKRSSFIITLLLILSAVTLLRVASTHRDVDDVANIDLPLIELLTLIETNQLEQSISFEKAIRYAEETDRNELALVNFAEADSSFIDLAHRVDQDLLDAELQVKKAMERTEQETQLVKLRGLLLSLQKLESDHTRYEEHAIEVLTMLEEGDLDGALLIVEKVEKEEDQFNKQIEGVLMRHEMFTEALVNIVEEEEVLSMKWIVTLTLLFVILSLIAVFTFSYTIWRPLEDIRNGAERLGAGDLDTRLKLRNSAITEDIVDAFNKMAADVQQSQQEIDQFIHFSYSAANDLKAPIENITSLLEMLSKTDIRPSDYEVIVNNAKRSTKQLGETVDALNEVNKLRDKLSAKPERLSFDRMLSEVGSEMKDEIKATKAVIRKDFSACKEIEYPKFHLKCVMHHLLSNALTYRNPDKPLHIHLKTSMENGKVVLTIKDTGLGFDAIKYRDDIAKPFYRIHNHVDGSGLGMYIVKTVLDLHKGDLKMESLPKKGAKFTLILNRAS from the coding sequence ATGAGAAACAGAGTAAGGGACGTCATTTTAAAGAGAAGTAGCTTCATCATCACCTTGTTGCTGATCTTGTCTGCAGTGACGCTTCTGAGAGTAGCATCCACTCACCGAGACGTGGATGATGTCGCAAATATCGATCTGCCGTTGATTGAGCTGCTTACGCTGATTGAGACCAATCAACTGGAGCAATCCATCAGTTTTGAGAAGGCCATACGATATGCCGAGGAAACCGATCGAAATGAGTTGGCACTGGTCAACTTTGCAGAAGCTGATAGTTCATTCATTGACCTGGCTCATCGCGTAGATCAGGACCTTCTGGATGCAGAATTGCAAGTGAAGAAAGCCATGGAGCGGACGGAACAAGAAACCCAATTGGTGAAGCTTCGTGGATTATTGCTGTCACTTCAAAAATTGGAGAGTGATCATACCCGATACGAAGAGCATGCCATTGAAGTGTTGACGATGCTGGAAGAAGGTGACCTGGACGGTGCTTTGCTCATTGTGGAAAAAGTAGAGAAGGAGGAAGATCAGTTTAACAAGCAGATCGAAGGCGTGCTGATGCGACACGAGATGTTCACCGAAGCGCTGGTCAACATTGTGGAAGAGGAAGAAGTGCTTTCCATGAAATGGATTGTGACGTTAACATTGCTTTTCGTCATCCTGTCCTTGATTGCCGTGTTTACCTTCAGTTACACCATTTGGAGACCCCTGGAAGATATTCGGAATGGTGCTGAGCGATTAGGAGCGGGTGATCTGGACACGCGCTTGAAACTAAGAAATTCCGCGATTACCGAAGACATTGTCGATGCCTTCAATAAGATGGCCGCCGATGTGCAGCAGTCGCAACAAGAAATTGACCAGTTCATTCATTTCTCCTACAGTGCGGCTAACGACCTTAAGGCTCCGATCGAAAACATCACTTCCTTGTTGGAAATGCTTAGCAAAACGGATATCCGGCCCAGCGACTATGAAGTGATCGTCAATAATGCCAAGAGATCTACGAAGCAATTGGGAGAAACCGTTGACGCGCTAAATGAAGTCAATAAGTTGCGAGATAAGCTATCTGCTAAGCCGGAGCGTCTGAGTTTTGATAGAATGCTATCCGAAGTAGGATCGGAAATGAAGGATGAGATCAAAGCTACAAAAGCAGTGATCCGAAAAGATTTTAGTGCATGTAAGGAGATTGAATATCCTAAGTTTCACCTAAAGTGCGTGATGCATCACTTGCTCTCGAATGCATTGACCTATCGAAACCCTGATAAGCCATTACATATCCATCTGAAAACTTCAATGGAGAATGGAAAGGTTGTTTTGACCATCAAAGACACGGGTTTAGGTTTTGATGCAATTAAATACCGAGATGATATTGCCAAGCCATTTTACAGGATCCACAATCATGTGGACGGTAGTGGTTTGGGCATGTATATTGTTAAGACTGTATTGGATTTGCACAAAGGCGATCTGAAAATGGAAAGCCTGCCCAAAAAAGGTGCAAAATTCACGCTTATTCTTAACCGAGCAAGCTAG